The sequence TGGAGGCAACCCATACTTCTCAGGCAAATGTATCAAAACACCTCAAGGTAATGTGGCAAGCGGGAATTCTCAGTCGCCGCAGTGAGGGAACTTGTGCTTACTACCGAGTTGAAGATCATATGATTTTTGAGTTGTGTAACCGAGTTTGCGATCGTCTTGCGACTAGGTTAGAACAACAAGCCCGTAGCTTTCGGGTTTTGAATGAAAGATGATTTGATTTCATAGTTTACCGGCGCAGGATTTTGAATTTTGCATTTGAGTAAATTTTTGCTCCTATTTTTTCTTCTGTTTCCTATTCTGGGTTCCCTATATTGCTTTGAATTTGATTAATGCTCAAAAACAGCCCCCCTTAAATCAATAAGGGGGGACAAAAAAAGCCAAATATTTCGAATATTTACTGAATTTTGGAGATTTTTTGTCTCTTTGAACAGTTTAATAAATCGTAATTGCTGTGAATTAAAGCTCAAAGTTTTTGGTGAAATTTTCGCGAGTTAAGGGCTGCTCTAACTCCAAACCTTCTCCACCAAGAACTTCGATTTGTTCGCCGTTTAATTCTAGGTAAACTTTTGCTTTTGGATTCAAAGCTGTAGCCGTGTAGACAATTTGCCCTACTCGTCCAATCATGGAAGCGCTTCCACCACCAAATTGAAAATCATCCGATAAATTAATTCTTACTTCGTTTCCATCAGCTTTAATACCTAGTAATTTGGTTCCTGCAGGTATAGCAGAAGAACCAGTTCCTTCTGTAGGACCAGCTAATAAGGTGTTAAAAGCAGCTTCTAAGAACTTTGAAGGATTATTAACATCTGCTTCAACTTGAACGCCTTGAGGAACTAAATTAAAGCTTGTGCCGCTCGATTCAAGCCAATAAACAGTAGCCGTTTTATCGTTAGTGGCTGATGGCGTTCCCGAGCCTGCTGGATTTGGTGAAGTAGTTACATTTGGATTTGGTGGATTGACATCACCGGCGTTATTAAAAGCAAAATAACCCGTGATACCAGCAACTGCAACAGCGGCAGTCGCAACTGTTGCTACAACACCAGAGGAGATACGATTAGTTTTTCTTTGCTCTGTCATCTGACACCTTCGCTTATGGGCTGAGATAGTACCTGAACCTGTGTGAGGGGCTTGGTAGATAACGCTGATGGGGAAAGGGGATTTTCCACAAAGGGGGAGGACGGTTTTATTTGTACAAAAGCCGCAATTTTTAATTCGGACGGTCTTATATTAAATTTTAGAATTCGTATTAAAAGTCCGTCACCTTCCAAGTTACGTAAATCTAGTCTTTGATTAAGGTTTTCTACAATTCCTTCAACGAATTGTGACGCAACTTGTTCCTCATTTACAGTTACCACTGTTTCAATTAACTGGATTTGTCTACCTTTTTTTATTTTGAGTCCCGCCTCTACCTTTATTAACAAAGGTTTTTTGTCTTCTTCCGAACGTAATTCAACTTGAAAAAATAACTTATTATTATCTAAAACGTTAAATTGCGGATTCGCAAACTTATATACAGCATCATCATCAATATTTATGTAATCTTTTGAATCTAGCTTTAGTTTAGGTAATAAAGCTAATATATCAGGCGATTGTAATAGTTTATTTATATCTGCTGGAGTAAAAATTAACCTAATACCGGCTTGTAGAGGTTGCTGTAATTTGAGTTTTCCTTTTTGAATACTATTTGGTGAAAAAGCGATATCATCAGTTTCTAATTCCAAAGCATCAATCCGAAAATTGTACTGTTTTAACTTGAAACCGCGTCCGGCAATTCTAATTTTTTTAATGTTTCCCTGTAATAATTGATGAGTAGGTGAGTGTTCTACACGTACTCGTAATTTTTCTACGTCATTAAATTGAGAACGAATCGCATTTTCTGCAACTTTGTCTACGACAACCCCAGTAGGAGAAATAAACCCTAGCAAACCCGACAGCAAAAAGGAAATAAATTCCATGTTTATTATCAAAGATAATTTATAAAACTTTATACTTATATACTCGTAGAGTGCGTTGCGCTCCTCGACAACGCACCATCCAAATATTTCAGATTGATTGCTAATTTCTTAGGATTTTCAATCCTTAGTCAAGCGAAGTATAAAACTCATAATTCATCTTTTATCTTTTGCTTTAAAGTAGATACAACTTCGTCGATGGCAATTTCGTAAGCATCGCTACTTTTTCGTTCAACAACTTCAACTTTACCGTTGGTAATTGCCCTTCCCGTAACAATACGATAAGGAATACCGATTAAATCGGCATCTTTGAATTTAGCTCCTGCACGTTCGGTTCTATCGTCAAGAAGGGTTTCAATACCTACTTGGTTTAGTTCCGCGTAAAGTTTTTCGGCAACTTCTACTTGTTTTTCATCCTTAATATTAGGAATAGTCACAATTGCATGATAAGGGGCAATGGCAACGGGCCAAATAATTCCATCTTTGTCGTAAGATTGTTCTACAGCAGCTTGAGCCATTCGCGAAACACCCACACCATAACAACCCATTACCAAGGCTTCGTCTTTACCTTGTTCGGTTGTATAAGTTGCTCCCATCGCTTTGGAATATTTGTTACCTAATTGGAAAATATGTCCGACCTCTATACCCCTAGCAGATTTGAGAGTTTGGGCTGGATCGTGAACCGAGCGATCGCCAATTTTTGCCGTGCGTATATCTACGACTAAGTCCGGTAGTTTAAATTGCTCTCCCCAGTTTGCGCCCACTACGTGATAACCTGATTCGTCCGCACCAGTGACAAAGTTCTTTAAATCGACTGCGGTTTTATCTACAAAGCGTAAAAACTTGGGATTAACTTCCTTGGACGATTTAATATAGTCGTCAGCAATATCTGGCGCAATATAACCCAAAGGTAAAGATTTCGCCGCCCATTTTTCCTGTGCTTCCGGGTTGGGTACTTCTAAAGCAAGAATAGTATTTGCATCATAAGTAGAAGCCAATTTAGTTAATTCGTTATATAACTTAACTTCGTTAACATCTTGATCGCCTCGGATATTAACCAAAACTAATACAGTGGTACCGTTGTCATAAACAGCTTGATAAAGAACGTTTTTGACAACTTGGGTAGGAGAACATTCAAGAGTTTTGCAAAGCTTCTCAATTGTCTCTGTTTTGGGGGTTTCAACCTTTTCGTAAGTAGTAAACTTGGAAGCTTCTGCATCGGGAGGTGAAGAAACAGCTTTTTCTACATTTGCAGCGTATTTTCCATCTTCGGTATAGAGAACTTCATCTTCTCCAGCTTCCGCTAAAACCATAAATTCCGTCGAACCAGAACCGCCAATGGCACCAGAATCCGCTTCAACAGCGCGAAATTCCAAGCCACAACGACGAAGCATATTGCTATAAGCTTGATACATATCTTGATAAGTTTTTTTCAAGCTTTCTTCATCCGCGTGGAAAGAATAACCGTCCTTCATAATAAATTCTCTACCGCGCATTAAACCGAAGCGGGGACGAATTTCATCGCGGAATTTAGTTTGAATTTGATAAAGATGTACCGGTAGCTGGCGGTAAGAGCGAATCGTATCCCGTGCGACAGTAGTAATTACTTCTTCGTGGGTGGGACCAAGTGCCAAATTTTGCTCGCGGCGATCGGTAAGAGAAAACATAATACCTTCAGCTTTAGTATAAGTATCCCAACGTCCCGATTCCTTCCATAAATCCGCAGGTTGCAGCTGAGGTAAAAGACATTCCATTGCCCCGGTTGCGTTCATTTCCTCGCGAACAACCTGGCTTACCTTTTGCAAAACCCGCCACATCAAAGGAAGATAAGCATATACACCGCTACCGATGCGACGAATGTAACCAGCACGAACCAATAACTTATGACTGGGGATTTCAGCATCGGCTGGATCGTCTCTAAGAGTAACAAATAACATTTTTGATAATCGCATCTTTTCTCCTCTTTGCAGATTGGATAATTTTTATTTCATACACTCAGGAAATATACTCAGGAAATGACTTTTTTGTAAACCTAAAGTGTAAACTTGATTTTCCATATAAACTGGATGGGCAGGATGCCTATCTTACAAGAGTTTTAGATTCTAAATATTTTTATTTTTTTACAGATTACCGTTTCGCTAGTCAATATTAATGACAAACTCAGAAAACCAGATAAATAGTTTACCGTTTGCTGGTAATTGGAAACTGTTCGTTCGCTGTTTAAGGAGAAAATAACTTTGTCCCTCGCTATTCATCAAGCTCAAGCACCTCTGGAATTTATTCCACCAGAATTTAACCCATCCGTATTACGAATTACCCAGCTATTGTTACCAGCGTGGATACGTTCGCAAACCATTATTAGTCAAATTGAAGCAGAAAATGTCAAAACTTTAGTAAAATTAGTCAACGAATTTCAGCAAAAAAAGATTCGTTTTCTCTTAGCATTCCGTCATCCACAAGTGGAAGACCCTTTTTCACTAGGTTATTTGTTTTCCCATATAGTACCGAAAGTAGCAAGACAAGAAGGAATTAAATTAAATTATCCAGTTCACGCTCATTTTATGTACGATAGAGGAATTCCTTTGTGGGCGGGTTCTCACGTTGGTTGGTATTTATCGCGTATGGGTGGTACACCGATACAGCGAGGTAAAGCAGATTGGACTGGATTAAAGTCGGCTCGGAATTTATTTGCAGAAGGGAATTTTCCCATAGGTGCTGCACCGGAAGGAGCGACAAATGGACTTTCCGAAATTATCAGTCCTTTAGAACCAGGAATAGCGCAACTAGGCTTTTGGTGTGCTGAAGATTTACAAAAAGCCGGACGCAGCGAACAAGTTTTTATTTTACCAGTAGGAATTAAATACAGTTATGTAAGTCCACCTTGGGAATCAATAGACAAGTTATTAAGTGAATTAGAAGAAGCCAGTGGTTTACCCGTAGATGAAAGTGGTTTTGATACAGCTTTACCGCAAGAAAGCCTTTATCCAAGATTAATTCGTTTGGCAGAAAATTTATTAACTGTCATGGAAGATTTTTACAAGCGTTTTTACCATCATTCATCAGAAGTGAAAACTACAGAAATCGAAACAAGCGACGGCAATGAAGCTATAGCCACACGTTTGAAAGCTTTATTAAACACTGCTTTAAAAGTATCCGAAGAATATTTTGATTTGCTGCCCAAAGGTAACTTCAACGACCGCTGCCGACGAGTAGAACAAGCTGGTTGGAACTATATTTTTCGAGAAGATTTGAAAGATAATAAATCATTATCAATTATCGAAAAAAGATTGGCAGATAGAGTTGCAGAAGAGGCTAATTTACGAATGTGGCATATGCGTTTAGTAGAAAGCTTTGTCGCGGTGACAGGTAAATATGTCAGGGAAAAACCTACAGCAGAAAGATTTGCTGAAACTACTTTAATTTTATGGGATGTGGTAGCTCGAATTAAAGGTGGTAATCCTTTTAAACGTCCAAAATTGGGTAAACAAAAAGCAAAACTTACTATTGGAGAACCGCTTTCTATTTCTGATAAATTTGAGGATTATAAAAAGAATCGTAAAGCAGCAAGAATTGCGGTTGGAGATTTTACTAATGATTTACAAAAGGCGATGGAAGGGTTGATTTGAGGGGATTTGATTTAAACGCAAAGGGGCGCGGAGTTTGACGCAGAGGTACGCGGAGGAATTTATTGAGGAAATACTTGAGATAAATTTAATATTAATTTTGGAAAACAAGGTAGGTTAACAGTTTCGTTGGGAAGATAAATAACTTTTCGACGATAGCCAAATTTACCTTGTGAATCTTGGAAAGGTTCGTTGTAAGTTTCTAAACAGTTTTCAATTAAATTAAATATCCAATAATATAAAATACCGGCTTCAGCGTAAAGTCGTAATTTATTATCTTGGTCGTATTTTATAGAATAATCAGCGATTTCAATCAAAAGCAATACATCTTGTGGAGTAGGATGAGCATTTAAGTAATCATCATCTTTATTATTCAGAATCGCGACATCAGGTTCGGGTTCGCTATTAGGAGGTATGATAATTGGATCTTGGTTTTGTAAAGTTGCTCGATTGCCAATTAATTTTGATAATTCTCTTATCAATCTTCTATTAACAGTTGAATGAAGCGTACCCTTTGCTGCCATCGGAATAATTTCTCCCCTAATTAGCTCAACTCGCTCATCTTCTTGAAAAAATCCGAGTTCTGCTAAACGGTTGTATTCATTTATAGTAAATCGTTTAGCTGTAATTATGGTCATAGCTTTTAGAGGTGGGATTATATTTAGATTTTAAACAGAATTTCTTAATCACTGACAAAGTAGTAATTTTGAACAAATTTTATTTTATAGTATATTTGTTCTTGTAGAGTTTGAATCATGATATGCCCTATTTCAAACTTCCTAATCAAAGAAAGTACGAATACGAACCAGCTATTGGAGAATTGAAATTCACTCGCGAAAATCTTAATACAGATTCACGTCAAATTTTTGATGTACTGCGCGAAATAGGCGTAAAAACCGTTTATTGCCGATACAACGGTGGACATGATGAGGGATTCGCTGATTTTACCGGGGCAAAAGTTGAAGATAGGATTGTAGAATTTGAAGAACTGAAGTCATTACTTGCAGAAACTTCTCTGGTTAGCGAAGCCTCTATAGACTTGAGTCGTTACTATGGTGACTACAACAGATACCCAGAAGTATCGCCACGGCAGCGAGTTGTATTTTGTTTGGATGTATTTGCTTGTGCTTTAGCAACTCATTTACTCGGTAGCGGTTATGTCAAAAGCTAATCCAAAACAATAACTATATTAATGATGTAGAGACGTAGCATTGCTACGTCTCCAACAATGTGAAATCATCAGGCTATATTTTTATTCAACAGCCTCTATTATTCAAACCAAAGCATAGCGAGCTGCCAAGGTATCAGTTTCAAGAGAATATTTCTTAAAAAACTGATCCACAACCGGCTCAATTTCTGGTTTAGCTGCTGCAACAAATCGCTGCACCATAGAAGCAATGGAACAAACAACTATTAAATGAATAAGTTCTTCAGGCTGATATTGTTTAATTGCAGCTTCTACAAATCGTAGTGGTGTTGTTAATGGAGTCTGAGCCGAAACTAGCGCAAATTGAAGCGCGGCTTTTTCTTTATCGTTAAACAATTTGCTGGTATCTCCTCGATTTGTTGCAGCTAAATAGCATTGACGAACTCTTTCAACTGCAAGCTCTTTATCGGTAGCAGTATGATAAGCAAAATACCCTTCAGCTGCTGCTAGATAGTCATGATTTTTTGCTATCGCTGAAACTCTCGCCATCAGATGCTTAAGCTCTGTTGGAATTAAACTATGGTAACGCTCGTTCATCAGTTCAGCATACATATAAGCGTGACGCTTCTGGGATAGCTGCGACCATTTTTGAATCCAAGCCGGAAAAAATCTGAATTCTTTCTCAACATAGGTATTGAGGTCGCCAACTGCTGCATTATACTTAGCATGTATCTCTTCAATAGATGGACCTTTCTGCGGTATTTCGTAGTCGAGATTGGACGGATTAGAATCTTGTATACTATGTCTTCCCCCTTGAATATCAACTCGTTCACCTACTTGACGCGCTAAATCTCCTTCTATTTCCAATCCAGTCAGATCGTTAAAAACATTCAGAAAGCCAAAGGAAGCTGCAAAAACTAATGTCGCTTCAATACAAGCATCGGCATCTACTTCTTGTAAAACATTTGAACCTAGAGTCCGGATATTTTCCAGAGCAATCTCTTCAACTTGATTTAGTGTTAAATCACCTGCAAGCTTTGCTAGTGCCATTTCAAACTCATTAAGTGGATTGTTTTCTATTGATTCTCCTTGAATATCTTTGTTGCTTTCTTCCGTCATATCCCGATCGTGTTCATCGTTTTTTGATATACCTATACTATGTACTTGACAATAAGTGCAACCGTGTGATTTTGACGTAGAATAACCAATAGCACTTAAATTCTTCATACCCAGTACTTGCTTGATATATCCAGTTGCCCAGATGAGGTGACAGTAGTAAAAAAGCTTGTAAGCCTCAATCCAGTTGTGTAGATAAACAAAGGTGTTCGGTAAAAATCCGAATAATTCTTTGTAAAAATGTAATACTGGTAAAATTTCTTCGTCTTTATCGCGGCTAACATCGCTTTGCGGAATATACTCGCATAAAGCAACATCCTTCGCACCTTCATTTAATTCTGCATCTGAAATTTGATCTAGCAATAATTCATCTGTTTTGATTTCTAATAGTTTTGTTAATCTTCCTGATTTTTCCAGCTTTTCTAAATCTTGTGCGCCGTTGATATGATAATTACCGATAAAAATCTGCGGTACTGTTGCTGCTCCACTTAAATAAACAGATGCATCTGCATTCCGCTGATTGGCTGTGACATCATATTCTTGAAAGTCTATATTCAGTCTTTTGAAAACCGCTTTTGCTTTAACGCAATAGTTACAGTTAGGTTTGCTGAATAAAGTAACTTGATGTGTCATTTTAGTTCCCTTTGAATTTGGTAATAAGTTTTGTATTTATATATAAGAAAAGAGAAAGAATAAAAATCATAAAATTGATGGAAATTATTCTTTTTACTCTTTCTCTAACTTCTGCAAGAAGTAGTAAAGTGCGTTAGTGGTGTTTAAGCCAAAAGATTGACTTAATTTGCAGTAATTGGCGGACTGCGAGCCGCAAACTGATTTATTCTCTTCACGATCATTTTTTAAGCATTTGTTGAATTTAAACCCAATCACTCCGAAAAATCTCGGACTATATTAAATCTGAATGGCTCGGGATTGAATGTATTTAAATAAGATTGATTTAAGTACATTTCACTTTCTATTTGATTAAGAAGATATCGATTAAAAAAGGCAAGACTTAGAGAATTGATTTGCGGTTGAGCCTTTTTTGGATTTGCTCCAATCAAACTTTCTGGTACTGGTAAACCTCCACCATCTTCTGTCATTTCTAAAGTTGAGAAATGCGTACCATTCTCCATCACAACTAGATATTTATCTTCAATCTGTAGTTGTTGAAAGGGTTTAATTTGCTCTGGTAAAGCTGGAACAAAGTAATCATCTGTACCCGCTACAAACAAAACGGGTGCTTGTAATTGATTTAATCCTGTTTCGCCAAATATATGACTGGTGAATGGGTTGATAGCGATGACTGCTTTGATACGTTGGTCTTTTACAGTTAATGATTTCTCAGCAGGCACTTCCAAAAGTCGGCATTGGAGCAACATTGATGAGTTAAGTATTGGACGCTCTTCTACAGTCGTTAAGCAAACATTCTCAAGTTTATCGCGGCTTAATTCTGCTCCTGCTGAGGCTAAAACTGTATAACCTCCCAGAGATTGACCGAATACACCAACTGCTTGTAAGTTAAGAGACTCTAATTCGGGTTCCGATTTAGCACGGCGTTCTAATTCGTCTAATACTGCTGTAATATCTTTAGGAAGCAGTAATAATGTATTGGGGTCTGGTGGTCCTTCTAATCCATTAAAAAGTTTAGAAAATTTCTGAGTGCTGGTTTCGAGATGTTCTGGAACTACGACAGCATATCCATGAGAAGCCAAATGTTTTGCTAAGTAAGCGAAAGTCTGACGATTTGAGGCTGTTCCGTGGGAAATTACTGCTACAGGAATCTGTTTTGATGAATTTGATGGCTGCTTTGGTAAATACAAGTCAGCGCTTGAGATTTGCGAACGACTGGGATTTTGGAAGGAAAATGTTTTTAACTTCCAGGTATGATTACCTTGTTCGCGAGGATCTGTCTTGAGTGATTTTGCTCCTAATTTTCCAGCTTTAGATTCAGCAAGTTTACGAATATTAGCTACTACTCCAGCTTGTTTTTGAAAGATTTCTTGATTTTCTTTAGCTAGCTTTAAGGTTAAGGGTAGATTGATTTGAATAGTTTCTAAAGGAAACTGACGAATCACATTCATTACCGTTAACCCTTCTTTATCGGCAGCAGCAAAAGTTAAAGCAGCACGAAGTCCCTTGGAACCGTTGAGGGAATTTTCTGTCTGTATAATTTGTCCTAATCGCTCAAGTAATTCAGAGCCAGCAGAGCTATAGCTAATTCGGGATATACCCACAACATCAATTTCAAAGCGTGTATTCAACAAAGTCTGAAGCGATACCAATTCTTCATCATTTAAATAGTTGTCTAAAATGCTGAAATTTTCTTTGAGTTTTCCAGTTTTTGCAACCTCTTCAAGTTCTTTAAGTTCAATTGTAGAGCCAACCGGGCCATAGAAAAACTGAATACGTTCGGCACTATATGCAGGCTGCATTGTCAGCATACTAGAGCATAAACCGAACAAAGCAGCAACTAAAGTTCGCATTCTTAGATTACGGAAATAGCGGTATAAAGGAAGTTTCATTTTTTGTTGTTTAAGGGTGTGTGTTTAATCCTTTAAGTTCTTTCAACCCAAAAAATAAAGCGTTTAGTTTTGATGGAAGACTAAATTTTGAGATAAAAGAACTTTATTCACCGTTACCAAGATGCGCCGCTTTAATTAGCTCGAAAAATCAGATATCATATCAATTCCGGTTGCACCGGCTTGGGATAATAAACCCTTCTAGAGCGCGGAGAGCGCAGAGGAAAGAAGAAGAAGAGGAAATCTATTTGATTCCGATATAAACGGAAACGATATCAAACAGCTATAGCAGTTCGCGAAAATGACTTGGCATTCTTCCATTGCTTTAGCTGTTTTTTAAAAGCAGTTGCACCAAGATGATCCATATCAAATGCAATATAACCATCTGGACGTACCAACAGAATCCGACCAGTTTGTGCACCAAGCTTTGTTTCAAAATCACCGCGATAATCCACCAAGGTGCTGGCTTCAAAGTCATGCAGCTGCGGCAAGCCATTGTTTAAGATTACGTGCGCTCTTAACATTTCATCGCTGCTTTCAAGAATCTGCTCTATTTGTTTCCGTTGCGATTGAGCTTGATTTGGATCTATGAACAGAATCAAGGTGTAGCCAGGAAAGCGTAGGAGTTCGTAAAGTCTTATCCGTTCGTGTTTAGCGCTGATTATTTCCATGTCTGGTATGCGCTTTCCCGCGAGTTTACCTTCCCCTGTTTCGTAACTAACTCCTAAACCCGATAAATTTTGAGCCAGTTTTCGCTGTACGAAAGGTAAGGGAATAAAGATACGAAATATTAATTCTCGCATTTGTCGTAAGAACCTTTGACGTAAAAGTAA comes from Rivularia sp. PCC 7116 and encodes:
- a CDS encoding metalloregulator ArsR/SmtB family transcription factor; its protein translation is MKQMLPVPTEAVQQVAEYFGLLSEPMRLRLLHLLREEEKCVQELVEATHTSQANVSKHLKVMWQAGILSRRSEGTCAYYRVEDHMIFELCNRVCDRLATRLEQQARSFRVLNER
- a CDS encoding GerMN domain-containing protein, with translation MTEQRKTNRISSGVVATVATAAVAVAGITGYFAFNNAGDVNPPNPNVTTSPNPAGSGTPSATNDKTATVYWLESSGTSFNLVPQGVQVEADVNNPSKFLEAAFNTLLAGPTEGTGSSAIPAGTKLLGIKADGNEVRINLSDDFQFGGGSASMIGRVGQIVYTATALNPKAKVYLELNGEQIEVLGGEGLELEQPLTRENFTKNFEL
- a CDS encoding DUF2993 domain-containing protein, which produces MEFISFLLSGLLGFISPTGVVVDKVAENAIRSQFNDVEKLRVRVEHSPTHQLLQGNIKKIRIAGRGFKLKQYNFRIDALELETDDIAFSPNSIQKGKLKLQQPLQAGIRLIFTPADINKLLQSPDILALLPKLKLDSKDYINIDDDAVYKFANPQFNVLDNNKLFFQVELRSEEDKKPLLIKVEAGLKIKKGRQIQLIETVVTVNEEQVASQFVEGIVENLNQRLDLRNLEGDGLLIRILKFNIRPSELKIAAFVQIKPSSPFVENPLSPSALSTKPLTQVQVLSQPISEGVR
- the proS gene encoding proline--tRNA ligase, producing MRLSKMLFVTLRDDPADAEIPSHKLLVRAGYIRRIGSGVYAYLPLMWRVLQKVSQVVREEMNATGAMECLLPQLQPADLWKESGRWDTYTKAEGIMFSLTDRREQNLALGPTHEEVITTVARDTIRSYRQLPVHLYQIQTKFRDEIRPRFGLMRGREFIMKDGYSFHADEESLKKTYQDMYQAYSNMLRRCGLEFRAVEADSGAIGGSGSTEFMVLAEAGEDEVLYTEDGKYAANVEKAVSSPPDAEASKFTTYEKVETPKTETIEKLCKTLECSPTQVVKNVLYQAVYDNGTTVLVLVNIRGDQDVNEVKLYNELTKLASTYDANTILALEVPNPEAQEKWAAKSLPLGYIAPDIADDYIKSSKEVNPKFLRFVDKTAVDLKNFVTGADESGYHVVGANWGEQFKLPDLVVDIRTAKIGDRSVHDPAQTLKSARGIEVGHIFQLGNKYSKAMGATYTTEQGKDEALVMGCYGVGVSRMAQAAVEQSYDKDGIIWPVAIAPYHAIVTIPNIKDEKQVEVAEKLYAELNQVGIETLLDDRTERAGAKFKDADLIGIPYRIVTGRAITNGKVEVVERKSSDAYEIAIDEVVSTLKQKIKDEL
- a CDS encoding Uma2 family endonuclease produces the protein MTIITAKRFTINEYNRLAELGFFQEDERVELIRGEIIPMAAKGTLHSTVNRRLIRELSKLIGNRATLQNQDPIIIPPNSEPEPDVAILNNKDDDYLNAHPTPQDVLLLIEIADYSIKYDQDNKLRLYAEAGILYYWIFNLIENCLETYNEPFQDSQGKFGYRRKVIYLPNETVNLPCFPKLILNLSQVFPQ
- a CDS encoding glutaredoxin domain-containing protein, with the translated sequence MTHQVTLFSKPNCNYCVKAKAVFKRLNIDFQEYDVTANQRNADASVYLSGAATVPQIFIGNYHINGAQDLEKLEKSGRLTKLLEIKTDELLLDQISDAELNEGAKDVALCEYIPQSDVSRDKDEEILPVLHFYKELFGFLPNTFVYLHNWIEAYKLFYYCHLIWATGYIKQVLGMKNLSAIGYSTSKSHGCTYCQVHSIGISKNDEHDRDMTEESNKDIQGESIENNPLNEFEMALAKLAGDLTLNQVEEIALENIRTLGSNVLQEVDADACIEATLVFAASFGFLNVFNDLTGLEIEGDLARQVGERVDIQGGRHSIQDSNPSNLDYEIPQKGPSIEEIHAKYNAAVGDLNTYVEKEFRFFPAWIQKWSQLSQKRHAYMYAELMNERYHSLIPTELKHLMARVSAIAKNHDYLAAAEGYFAYHTATDKELAVERVRQCYLAATNRGDTSKLFNDKEKAALQFALVSAQTPLTTPLRFVEAAIKQYQPEELIHLIVVCSIASMVQRFVAAAKPEIEPVVDQFFKKYSLETDTLAARYALV
- a CDS encoding alpha/beta hydrolase, whose translation is MKLPLYRYFRNLRMRTLVAALFGLCSSMLTMQPAYSAERIQFFYGPVGSTIELKELEEVAKTGKLKENFSILDNYLNDEELVSLQTLLNTRFEIDVVGISRISYSSAGSELLERLGQIIQTENSLNGSKGLRAALTFAAADKEGLTVMNVIRQFPLETIQINLPLTLKLAKENQEIFQKQAGVVANIRKLAESKAGKLGAKSLKTDPREQGNHTWKLKTFSFQNPSRSQISSADLYLPKQPSNSSKQIPVAVISHGTASNRQTFAYLAKHLASHGYAVVVPEHLETSTQKFSKLFNGLEGPPDPNTLLLLPKDITAVLDELERRAKSEPELESLNLQAVGVFGQSLGGYTVLASAGAELSRDKLENVCLTTVEERPILNSSMLLQCRLLEVPAEKSLTVKDQRIKAVIAINPFTSHIFGETGLNQLQAPVLFVAGTDDYFVPALPEQIKPFQQLQIEDKYLVVMENGTHFSTLEMTEDGGGLPVPESLIGANPKKAQPQINSLSLAFFNRYLLNQIESEMYLNQSYLNTFNPEPFRFNIVRDFSE